ACTATTTTTTCAACCTCATCGGTAATTATACCGTCGTACAAACCTTTGAATGTGTGTAAATCTTCGGGATCATTTACCGTCCATAAAAATATCTTAAAACCTTTTTCTTTCCATTTATGCATTAGCTCTTTAGAAAGTTCTATATTTTCTTTTAAAGCATTTATCCAAAGATTCAAAGAATAAAGATTGATTTCCATATTCAATTCCTCGACGTATTTTAAAGTATCATATTCAATCAGTAATCCAACCTTTGCACTTTTATCTAAACTTCTGACCTTTCTCAAAGCGTCAATTTTAAAAGAAGAAAAAAGGGTTCGATCAACTGCATTCATTCTTTTAGTTATTTTGTAAGAAGGGACAGCCGCTTCAACCTCTTTGATTTCTAAATTAAGAAGAGCTTGGTCATCTAAATTAGATATAACTTCTTCGACCGTTGGAATGGTCTGTCTATTTTTAAAACGTATTTGCTTTAACTCCTCGTAAGTTAACTCCTGCAACTTTCTGTTGTTAATAGTATCGTCATGTAGAACCACAAGCGTTCCATCTTTAGTCAATCT
This region of Petrotoga olearia DSM 13574 genomic DNA includes:
- a CDS encoding glycerophosphodiester phosphodiesterase family protein; protein product: MNEFVVLGHRGYRAKFAENTIEAFIKAREYGADGIEYDSRLTKDGTLVVLHDDTINNRKLQELTYEELKQIRFKNRQTIPTVEEVISNLDDQALLNLEIKEVEAAVPSYKITKRMNAVDRTLFSSFKIDALRKVRSLDKSAKVGLLIEYDTLKYVEELNMEINLYSLNLWINALKENIELSKELMHKWKEKGFKIFLWTVNDPEDLHTFKGLYDGIITDEVEKIVEERNKIAKEKL